A DNA window from Hordeum vulgare subsp. vulgare chromosome 1H, MorexV3_pseudomolecules_assembly, whole genome shotgun sequence contains the following coding sequences:
- the LOC123413822 gene encoding patatin-like protein 1: MCSGADTTMPCPPPSQGRLITVLSIDGGGIRGLIPSTILACLESKLQELDGPDARIADYFDVIAGTSTGALVTSMLAAPGENKRPLFAAKDINQFYLENGPKIFPQRRWGFLTPVANLFGAVMGPKYDGKFLHDKIKNLTNDVTVADTVTNIIVPTFDIKYLQPVFFNTYEAKVDPQKNAHLSDICISTSAAPTYFPAHHFTIPDPLGKMPDREYHLIDGGVAANNPTMVAMSMITQEVMRRNPDFTLGKPAEYGNYLIISIGTGTAKQAEKYSALDCAKWGVLRWLKDGRFTPLLDIFSHASADMVDIHATVLFQSLGIEKNYLRIQDDSLTGHTSSVDISTKENMDALIGIGNKLLKTSVARVNIDTGMYEPVDDEGTNEEALARFAKKLSDERKLRQTNLNSQ, translated from the exons ATGTGCAGCGGGGCTGACACGACGATGCCGTGCCCGCCGCCGTCGCAGGGGCGGCTGATCACCGTGCTGAGCATCGACGGCGGCGGCATCCGCGGTCTCATCCCCTCCACCATCCTCGCCTGTCTCGAGTCCAAGCTCCAG GAGCTGGACGGGCCGGACGCGCGCATCGCGGACTACTTCGACGTGATCGCCGGGACGAGCACGGGCGCGCTGGTCACGTCGATGCTGGCCGCGCCCGGCGAGAACAAGCGGCCTCTCTTCGCCGCCAAGGACATCAACCAGTTCTACCTCGAGAACGGGCCCAAGATCTTCCCGCAGAGGAG ATGGGGGTTCCTGACCCCGGTGGCGAACCTGTTTGGAGCGGTGATGGGTCCCAAGTACGACGGTAAGTTCCTGCACGACAAGATCAAGAACCTCACCAATGACGTGACCGTCGCCGACACCGTCACCAACATCATCGTGCCGACGTTCGACATCAAGTACCTGCAACCGGTCTTCTTCAACACGTACGAGGCCAAGGTGGACCCGCAAAAGAACGCGCACCTCTCCGACATCTGcatcagcacgtcggcggcgcccACCTACTTCCCGGCGCACCACTTCACCATCCCCGACCCCCTGGGCAAGATGCCAGACCGTGAGTACCACCTCATCGACGGTGGTGTGGCTGCCAACAACCCCACCATGGTCGCCATGTCCATGATCACCCAGGAAGTGATGCGCCGGAACCCGGACTTCACGCTCGGCAAGCCCGCCGAGTACGGAAACTACCTCATCATCTCTATCGGCACCGGGACGGCCAAGCAGGCCGAGAAGTACAGCGCGCTCGACTGCGCCAAGTGGGGCGTCCTCCGCTGGCTCAAAGACGGCCGCTTCACCCCGCTTCTCGACATATTCTCCCATGCAAGCGCCGACATGGTTGACATCCACGCCACCGTGCTATTCCAGTCACTCGGCATCGAGAAGAACTACCTACGCATCCAGGACGACTCACTCACGGGCCACACGTCCTCGGTGGATATCTCCACCAAGGAGAACATGGATGCGCTCATTGGGATCGGCAACAAGCTGCTCAAGACGAGTGTGGCCCGGGTGAACATTGACACAGGGATGTACGAACCAGTTGACGACGAGGGAACCAATGAAGAAGCGCTCGCTCGCTTCGCCAAGAAGCTCTCCGACGAGCGTAAGCTGCGGCAGACCAACCTCAACTCCCAGTAG